A stretch of Microbacterium sp. LWH3-1.2 DNA encodes these proteins:
- a CDS encoding FAD/NAD(P)-binding protein, with protein sequence MSDRARLLFVGAGPRAAMLLERVLARADGHTQLDIDLVDPHPPGAGRIWRHAQSPLLKLNSMASDVTVFTDDSCTIDGPVRPGPSLSEWLELWRAGELPEVELDELSAAEARTLAPEGFPTRRLHSHYLDWFFRRTAASAPEGVTIRLHTDTVTSVRPAPSGRHRVSLASGREIVTDAVAYCLGHTEREPDPASAALAAAALREGLVYVGPAFTADADLSVLPEQGDVIVRGMGLAAVDLVVLLTQGRGGRFDRDGDGALRYLASGREPRLHLGSRRGVPYRSKVTSTLQGDAPLREVLTPEAITDLQRAGRPLDFDHDAWPLIAGELLHGHYRELFTGHPERVATTWDGFRPVLRAHAWDDPALQDAIATVVPDPLDRFDVAAFDRPFAGAEFADTDEAHRQVRAHIADDLQLRTNQERSPAQGVFMAALLSFMALSEIPKERWNARSRAHTLPVRWHTFFSYLASGPPPHRLEELLALADAGVVRFLGPDVTVTVEPRGFAASSARVPGETVAGALVDAWLPAADAPLSTNVALRELATVHGTELRVADEDYDGSLGRVRVAENGRVLRPDGSPHDTLFAIGPFTSQTEAGAFTRPAANSLSLRQTDAVAGAIAARLDLAVPVAP encoded by the coding sequence ATGAGCGATCGCGCGCGCCTGCTGTTCGTCGGAGCGGGCCCCCGGGCCGCCATGCTCCTGGAACGCGTGCTGGCGCGCGCAGACGGCCACACCCAGCTCGACATCGACCTCGTCGACCCGCACCCTCCCGGCGCCGGCCGCATCTGGCGCCACGCGCAGTCGCCACTGCTGAAACTCAACTCGATGGCGAGCGACGTCACGGTGTTCACCGACGACAGCTGCACCATCGACGGACCGGTGCGCCCTGGTCCCTCGCTGAGCGAGTGGCTCGAGCTCTGGCGCGCAGGCGAGCTGCCCGAGGTCGAGCTCGACGAACTGTCGGCCGCCGAGGCACGCACGCTCGCGCCCGAAGGCTTCCCGACGCGGCGCCTCCACAGTCATTACCTCGACTGGTTCTTCCGCCGCACTGCGGCGAGCGCGCCAGAGGGTGTGACGATCCGTCTGCACACGGACACGGTGACGTCGGTGCGGCCGGCGCCGTCGGGGAGGCACCGCGTTTCGCTCGCGAGCGGTCGCGAAATCGTGACGGATGCTGTGGCTTACTGCCTGGGCCACACCGAGCGGGAGCCCGATCCGGCGTCTGCAGCGCTTGCGGCGGCCGCGCTGCGCGAGGGGCTCGTGTACGTGGGCCCGGCGTTCACCGCGGATGCGGACCTGTCCGTGCTGCCGGAGCAGGGGGACGTCATCGTGCGCGGAATGGGCCTCGCGGCCGTCGATCTCGTGGTGCTCCTCACCCAGGGACGCGGCGGCCGGTTCGACCGGGACGGCGACGGCGCCCTCCGCTACCTGGCGTCGGGACGCGAGCCCCGGCTGCACCTCGGCTCGCGCCGCGGCGTGCCATACCGCTCCAAGGTGACCTCGACGCTGCAGGGCGACGCGCCGCTGCGCGAGGTGCTCACGCCCGAGGCGATCACCGACCTGCAGCGCGCGGGACGGCCCCTCGACTTCGACCACGATGCCTGGCCGCTCATCGCCGGCGAACTGCTGCACGGCCACTACCGCGAGCTGTTCACCGGCCATCCGGAACGGGTGGCCACCACCTGGGACGGCTTCCGGCCGGTGCTGCGGGCGCACGCGTGGGACGACCCGGCGCTTCAGGATGCCATCGCCACGGTCGTGCCCGATCCCCTGGACCGGTTCGACGTCGCCGCATTCGATCGCCCATTCGCCGGCGCGGAATTCGCGGACACCGACGAGGCGCACCGCCAGGTGCGCGCCCACATCGCGGACGACCTGCAGCTGCGCACGAACCAGGAGCGCAGCCCCGCCCAGGGCGTCTTCATGGCGGCGCTCCTGTCGTTCATGGCGCTGTCGGAGATCCCGAAGGAACGCTGGAACGCGCGCTCGCGCGCACACACGCTGCCGGTCCGCTGGCACACCTTCTTCAGCTACCTGGCGAGCGGACCGCCGCCGCATCGGCTCGAGGAACTGCTCGCCCTCGCCGATGCGGGGGTGGTGCGCTTCCTCGGCCCCGACGTCACCGTCACCGTCGAGCCACGCGGATTCGCGGCATCCAGCGCCCGCGTTCCCGGCGAGACGGTAGCCGGAGCGCTCGTCGACGCGTGGCTTCCGGCTGCCGATGCCCCCCTCAGCACGAATGTCGCGCTGCGCGAGCTCGCGACCGTGCACGGCACCGAGCTGCGGGTTGCCGATGAGGACTACGACGGCTCGCTCGGCCGCGTGCGGGTCGCCGAGAACGGGCGCGTGCTGCGACCCGACGGCTCGCCGCACGACACCCTCTTCGCCATCGGGCCGTTCACGTCCCAGACCGAGGCCGGCGCGTTCACCCGGCCCGCGGCGAACTCCCTGTCGCTGCGGCAGACCGACGCGGTCGCCGGTGCCATCGCGGCCCGCCTCGACCTCGCCGTGCCCGTCGCGCCGTAG
- a CDS encoding LLM class flavin-dependent oxidoreductase, translating into MTEQVHIAIAFERTGWHPAAWRESTARPHELASPAYWRDLLRTADDSGVALATIEDALSLTDRFEPLEGLRRDRVRGRLDAVLIASFVAPLTRRIGLVPTVTTAHTEPFHVATGIQTLDFASRGRAGVRLVAGASAAERANFGRRAAGVDAIPASGRVEDSPEILAAFREASEFADVLSRLWDSWQDDAIIRDAATGRFLDADRVHNIEFEGEFFAVTGASIVPRSPQGRPLLTVLAHQTVPYRLAAAHADLVFTTPHEAGGRPGFELDAIRAELDAAADDLRTGDERLRVYADLLVLIEDTEPAARSAAERLDEWDGAPLTSDARIVVGTPGDVADAVRELAAAGVDGVRLRPARLPADVVAIAEKVVPLLRSTRTLREDDGAGTLRARLDLARPESRYVREKVAL; encoded by the coding sequence GTGACCGAACAGGTGCACATCGCCATCGCCTTCGAGCGCACCGGCTGGCATCCCGCCGCCTGGCGCGAGTCCACCGCGCGTCCCCACGAGCTGGCCTCGCCTGCCTACTGGCGCGATCTGCTGCGCACCGCCGATGACAGCGGAGTCGCGCTGGCGACGATCGAGGACGCGTTGTCGCTGACCGACCGCTTCGAGCCGCTCGAGGGCCTGCGGCGTGACCGTGTCCGCGGCCGCCTCGACGCCGTCCTGATCGCTTCCTTCGTCGCACCGCTGACACGCCGGATCGGTCTCGTACCGACCGTGACGACGGCGCACACCGAGCCGTTCCATGTCGCGACGGGCATCCAGACTCTCGACTTCGCCAGCCGCGGCCGCGCCGGCGTGCGCCTGGTCGCGGGAGCTTCCGCCGCGGAGCGGGCGAACTTCGGGCGCCGCGCCGCGGGCGTCGACGCGATCCCCGCCTCCGGCCGGGTCGAGGACTCCCCCGAGATCCTCGCGGCTTTCCGCGAGGCCAGCGAGTTCGCCGACGTCCTGTCGCGGCTGTGGGACTCCTGGCAGGACGACGCCATCATCCGGGATGCCGCGACGGGCCGCTTCCTCGACGCCGACCGGGTGCACAACATCGAGTTCGAAGGCGAGTTCTTCGCGGTCACCGGGGCATCGATCGTGCCGCGGTCGCCGCAGGGACGGCCACTGCTCACGGTCCTCGCGCACCAGACGGTGCCCTACCGGCTCGCCGCGGCGCATGCCGACCTCGTCTTCACCACGCCCCACGAGGCAGGCGGCCGCCCCGGCTTCGAGCTGGACGCCATCCGCGCGGAACTGGATGCCGCGGCCGACGATCTGCGCACGGGCGACGAACGCCTGCGGGTCTACGCCGACCTCCTCGTGCTGATCGAAGACACCGAGCCGGCTGCACGCAGCGCGGCCGAGCGCCTCGATGAGTGGGACGGCGCGCCGCTCACCTCCGACGCGCGCATCGTCGTGGGCACACCCGGCGACGTCGCCGACGCGGTGCGTGAACTGGCCGCCGCCGGTGTCGACGGGGTGCGCCTGCGGCCCGCCCGCCTGCCCGCCGACGTCGTGGCGATCGCCGAGAAGGTCGTGCCGCTGCTGCGGTCCACCCGCACGCTGCGCGAGGACGACGGCGCCGGCACGCTGCGTGCGCGCCTCGACCTCGCCCGCCCCGAGAGCCGCTACGTCCGAGAGAAGGTCGCGCTGTGA
- a CDS encoding NtaA/DmoA family FMN-dependent monooxygenase (This protein belongs to a clade of FMN-dependent monooxygenases, within a broader family of flavin-dependent oxidoreductases, the luciferase-like monooxygenase (LMM) family, some of whose members use coenzyme F420 rather than FMN.) has product MSRSIRQIHLAAHFPGVNSTTVWTDPTAGSQIDFASFEHFAATAERGLFDYVFLAEGLRLREHKGRIHELDVLGRPNTLSILAAVAAITEHVGVVGTLNTTFNEPYELARQLATLDHLSGGRAGWNAVTSSDAFHGANFRRGGYLDHADRYERAREFAQLAKELWDSWPEDGVRADAATGVFLDDGVPTRVRHRGAQFDVDALFDVPRSPQGRPVIVQAGDSADGRAFGAEHAEVIFSLHQEFEDAREFYDDVKGRLAHYGRQEDSLKILPAATFAIGDTDEEARERSREIALQQVRPEVALTYVEQVWGRDLSGYDPDGPLPDVEPDTGSETARGWANRHAAVRARIAKLRELSEAEGLSIRELVIRLTAQHTFVGTPARIAAEIDRFVQERATDGFTIVGHLTPHGLDEFAERVVPLLQERGSYRRSYDEGATLRDLLGLPVPHPAPALAAR; this is encoded by the coding sequence GTGAGCCGCAGCATCCGTCAGATCCACCTCGCCGCCCACTTCCCCGGCGTCAACAGCACCACCGTCTGGACCGACCCGACCGCGGGCAGCCAGATCGACTTCGCGTCGTTCGAGCACTTCGCCGCGACCGCCGAGCGCGGGCTGTTCGACTACGTCTTCCTCGCCGAGGGACTGCGCCTGCGCGAGCACAAAGGCCGAATCCACGAGCTCGACGTGCTGGGCCGCCCGAACACGTTGTCGATCCTCGCCGCGGTCGCCGCTATCACCGAGCACGTCGGGGTCGTCGGCACGCTCAACACGACGTTCAACGAGCCGTACGAGCTCGCGCGGCAGCTGGCGACCCTCGACCACCTGTCGGGCGGCCGTGCCGGCTGGAACGCGGTGACGAGCTCCGACGCCTTCCACGGCGCCAACTTCCGCCGCGGCGGATACCTCGACCACGCCGATCGTTACGAGCGGGCGCGTGAGTTCGCACAGCTCGCCAAGGAGCTCTGGGACTCCTGGCCTGAAGACGGCGTGCGGGCGGATGCCGCGACCGGCGTGTTCCTCGACGACGGCGTGCCCACACGTGTGCGCCACCGCGGCGCGCAGTTCGACGTCGACGCGCTGTTCGACGTGCCCCGCTCGCCGCAGGGCCGCCCGGTGATCGTGCAGGCCGGCGACTCGGCCGACGGCCGCGCGTTCGGCGCCGAGCACGCCGAGGTCATCTTCTCGCTGCATCAGGAGTTCGAGGACGCCCGGGAGTTCTACGACGACGTCAAGGGGCGGCTCGCCCACTACGGCCGCCAGGAGGACTCGCTCAAGATCCTCCCCGCCGCGACCTTCGCGATAGGCGACACCGACGAGGAGGCCCGCGAGCGCTCACGCGAGATCGCGCTGCAGCAGGTGCGTCCCGAGGTCGCGCTCACCTACGTCGAGCAGGTCTGGGGCCGCGACCTCTCGGGCTACGACCCGGACGGGCCGCTGCCCGACGTCGAGCCCGACACCGGCAGCGAGACGGCGCGGGGCTGGGCGAACCGGCACGCGGCGGTGCGGGCACGCATCGCGAAGCTGCGCGAGCTGTCGGAGGCCGAGGGGCTCAGCATCCGCGAGCTGGTCATCCGCCTCACCGCGCAGCACACCTTCGTCGGCACGCCCGCGCGCATCGCGGCCGAGATCGATCGGTTCGTGCAGGAGCGCGCGACCGACGGCTTCACGATCGTCGGGCACCTGACTCCACACGGCCTCGACGAATTCGCCGAGCGCGTCGTGCCGCTGCTGCAGGAACGCGGCTCGTACCGCCGGTCATACGACGAGGGCGCGACGCTCCGCGACCTGCTCGGTCTCCCGGTACCGCACCCCGCACCGGCACTCGCTGCGCGATGA
- a CDS encoding flavin reductase family protein, translating into MTALPSASATDQHPATRSICGAISPLEFRTLFRGHPSGVAVITATGSGGPVALTASSVSSVSADPPLLVFSVSSISSSTPTILAADSVVVHLLDADDIDLARLGATSGVDRFADSESWAPLPTGEPVFRGVRAWVRCAVVSRMDAGGSTVIAAHAVQAHIAREESDAGGGALVYHNRGWHRLGDHSRVG; encoded by the coding sequence ATGACCGCTCTCCCCAGTGCCTCCGCGACCGATCAGCATCCCGCGACGCGTTCGATCTGCGGCGCGATCTCCCCGCTGGAGTTTCGCACGCTGTTCCGTGGGCACCCCAGCGGCGTCGCCGTCATCACGGCGACCGGCTCCGGCGGTCCGGTCGCGCTCACCGCGTCGTCCGTATCGTCGGTCAGCGCCGATCCGCCCCTGCTGGTGTTCTCGGTGTCGTCGATCTCGTCGTCGACGCCGACGATCCTCGCGGCCGACTCCGTGGTCGTGCATCTGCTGGACGCCGACGATATCGATCTCGCGCGCCTGGGAGCAACGAGCGGCGTCGACCGCTTCGCCGACTCCGAGTCGTGGGCGCCGCTGCCCACCGGCGAGCCGGTCTTCCGCGGGGTGCGGGCGTGGGTGCGGTGCGCAGTGGTCAGTCGCATGGATGCCGGCGGCTCGACGGTCATCGCCGCACATGCGGTGCAGGCGCACATCGCCCGGGAGGAGTCCGACGCCGGGGGTGGTGCACTGGTCTATCACAACCGCGGCTGGCACCGGCTGGGCGACCACTCCCGCGTGGGCTGA
- a CDS encoding ABC transporter substrate-binding protein: MSFTRPRTAALAAIGVVALTLTACATGAGDPAPNASAEAEPVTGGNLTFAISVDSQCIDPQQVGNNDAIAIARQTVASLTIQDPETGEILPWLAEEWEVNGDATSFTFTLQDGPTYADGEPIDAASVKTNFEAIQALGAKATLGSSYLADLESIDVVDDQTVTINFTEPNAQFLQATSTFTLGLLSPATAAVSQADRCLGDYIGSGPFSVQSYTPNEGAVLERREGYEWGPSTAGHTGEAYLDTITYKVVPESGNRTGSLQSGQIDATTGIATADAVLFEGDDFWSVNRANPGSVYNLYANQSTEKLADENVRLAIQKGIDREQITSTLLGPDDLPAVSPLASSTPYFTDLSDVLEYDPDAAAELLEESGWTEGDDGIREKDGEKLSFHVTYWQSPKEVLEFVQQQLRQIGVDLQLTFASIADVTAANADGTYDFSYGNLTRADPDVLRTVFSVSGTSNATKRTEPAKIDELLDEQAAIIDPAERQKVVDEAAELLITGGYSIPIYQLSTTITAASKVQGLTFEASSRLDFYDAWIAE, encoded by the coding sequence ATGTCGTTCACCCGACCCCGCACCGCCGCGCTCGCGGCGATCGGCGTCGTCGCGCTCACGCTGACCGCGTGCGCGACCGGCGCCGGCGACCCCGCCCCGAACGCATCCGCCGAGGCGGAGCCCGTCACGGGGGGCAACCTGACCTTCGCGATCTCAGTCGACAGCCAGTGCATCGACCCGCAGCAGGTCGGCAACAACGACGCCATCGCGATCGCTCGACAGACCGTCGCTTCGCTCACGATCCAGGACCCTGAGACGGGTGAGATCCTGCCGTGGCTTGCCGAGGAGTGGGAGGTCAACGGCGACGCGACGAGTTTCACGTTCACCCTCCAGGACGGCCCCACGTACGCCGACGGCGAACCGATCGACGCGGCATCCGTCAAGACGAATTTCGAGGCGATCCAGGCGCTGGGGGCGAAGGCGACGCTCGGCTCGTCGTACCTCGCCGACCTCGAGAGCATCGACGTGGTCGACGACCAGACGGTGACCATCAACTTCACCGAGCCGAATGCGCAGTTCCTGCAGGCGACGTCGACCTTCACCCTCGGCCTGCTGTCGCCGGCCACCGCCGCGGTAAGCCAGGCCGACCGCTGCCTCGGCGACTACATCGGCTCGGGTCCGTTCTCGGTGCAGAGCTACACGCCGAACGAGGGCGCCGTGCTCGAGCGCCGCGAGGGCTACGAGTGGGGCCCGTCGACCGCCGGCCACACCGGCGAGGCCTACCTCGACACCATCACGTACAAGGTAGTCCCCGAGTCTGGTAACCGCACCGGCAGCCTGCAGTCGGGTCAGATCGATGCGACCACGGGCATCGCGACGGCCGACGCCGTGCTGTTCGAGGGCGACGACTTCTGGTCGGTCAACCGCGCCAACCCCGGTTCGGTCTACAACCTGTACGCGAACCAGTCGACCGAGAAGCTCGCCGACGAGAACGTGCGCCTCGCGATCCAGAAGGGCATCGACCGCGAGCAGATCACCTCGACCCTGCTCGGCCCCGACGACCTGCCCGCCGTGTCGCCGCTCGCCTCGTCGACCCCGTACTTCACCGACCTGAGCGACGTGCTGGAGTACGACCCGGACGCCGCCGCCGAGTTGCTCGAGGAGTCGGGCTGGACCGAGGGCGACGACGGCATCCGCGAGAAGGACGGCGAGAAGCTCAGCTTCCACGTGACGTACTGGCAGTCGCCCAAGGAGGTGCTCGAGTTCGTGCAGCAGCAGCTGCGCCAGATCGGCGTCGACCTGCAGCTGACCTTCGCCAGCATTGCCGACGTCACCGCCGCGAACGCCGACGGCACGTACGACTTCTCGTACGGCAACCTGACGCGGGCCGATCCCGACGTGCTGCGCACGGTGTTCTCGGTAAGCGGCACCAGCAACGCCACCAAGCGCACCGAGCCCGCCAAGATCGACGAGCTGCTCGACGAGCAGGCCGCGATCATCGACCCGGCAGAGCGTCAGAAAGTCGTCGACGAGGCCGCCGAGCTGCTGATCACCGGCGGCTACTCGATCCCGATCTACCAGCTGTCGACCACGATCACGGCCGCGTCGAAGGTGCAGGGTCTGACGTTCGAGGCGTCCAGCCGCCTGGACTTCTACGACGCCTGGATCGCCGAGTAA